Proteins from a genomic interval of Polyodon spathula isolate WHYD16114869_AA chromosome 1, ASM1765450v1, whole genome shotgun sequence:
- the LOC121303622 gene encoding RING finger protein 145-like, which translates to MPRLEDIANVALRVPSILLLDLFYKFDIDSITEQLRAKNEDMFKYKYVIWNVYLLGHLFSAVVLFLPLRHIVKLYLYILTALLLYVGHQLSRDYVKDEIQHGYSGAVYLDSQAFIRFVTALTSQIILSTLCAFLMKIRQVWLFSAHLLPLVARLIAVPHTVLLTINTFSMVLTGMMVVAFLLSNLFVSYKLARSAYRGVLQIEVTELYRLLAVGISLWNEFAVPELLGVFWFIRFMVQIYFSATASNNFLSQQGVRYVFLTSVSECCSTPYSLLGLSFVVSYLALGLLNLCKLYLGGYAAVHNENVMHRGVTEGVTLLLLALQTELLDMQVLQRTFLLSIILFIVVTSALQSMVEITNPFILALGASQNRSLLRHFRGVSMCLFLLVFPGFMAYKISKFFHMDFWLLILVSSCILTSLQVMGTLLIYMLFVIELVRSRTIECLDEVIYYVNAGSRMLEFLVALCVVCYGTLEFLFGKWSWMGASVIIIHSYFNVWLRAQSGWKSFLLRQEAAKKMSSLPRATAQQLERHNDLCAICFQEMNSAVVTYCGHFFHASCLRKWLYVQETCPMCHQQVKPSVPQQNGSAEEGQSPAAEEEGRRAFQASETGTRASGFRPAHGADAGNEPDDSQNDQKDSRESDENITCEGDSLGGQEQTSVPGLCLIGNVVGTISPVIQSTTLVDASPLTATESAMNIMKSDTDEKNEEDFKYTSLQGVGYILTDQRSTVEHAGILSQGLTFQPTGDSGDFSDEQSVAVERSRDLKARVTGESRSLSHLLGSNEEHLVRDYRRETADNGLLLGTLGNGLSPPLSHSGTLLNTMTADDAVLAGAGEGQDSFQDHA; encoded by the exons atgcCAAGACTGGAAGACATTGCAAATGTCGCCCTGAGGGTCCCCAGcattctgctgctggacttgttTTACAAGTTTGACATCGACAGCATTACGGAACAGCTTCGGGCCAAAAATGAAgacatgtttaaatacaaatacgtTATCTGGAACGTGTATTTATTGG GTCATCTCTTCAGCGCTGTCGTGCTGTTCTTGCCTCTCAGACACATTGTGAAGCTGTATCTTTACATCCTCACAGCCTTGCTGCTGTACGTGGGACACCAGCTCTCCAG GGATTACGTGAAGGATGAGATTCAACATGGTTACAGTGGAGCAGTATATCTCGATTCCCAGGCTTTCATCCGCTTTGTTACTGCACTGACGA GTCAGATCATTCTGAGCACGCTCTGTGCCTTCTTGATGAAGATCAGGCAGGTCTGGCTGTTCTCTGCTCACCTGCTTCCCCTGGTGGCCAGGCTCATTGCTGTGCCTCACACTGTGCTGCTCACGATCAACACCTTCTCCATGGTCCTCACTGGAATGATGGTGGTAGCCTTCCTGCTCTCAAACCTCTTTGTGTCCTATAAGCTGGCCAGATCTGCCTACAGGGGGGTTCTGCAGATTGAG GTGACTGAGCTGTACCGGTTGCTGGCGGTGGGGATTTCTCTGTGGAATGAGTTTGCTGTTCCTGAACTCTTAGGCGTTTTCTGGTTCATTCGCTTCATGGTTCAGATCTACTTCTCTGCAACTGCCAGCAATAACTTCCTCAGCCAGCAGGGGGTGCGCTATGTTTTCCTTACCAG TGTGTCTGAGTGTTGCAGTACTCCATATTCGTTACTGGGTCTCTCCTTCGTTGTTTCTTACCTGGCCCTGGGTTTGCTCAACCTCTGCAAGCTCTACCTGGGGGGCTACGCTGCTGTCCACAACGAGAACGTCATGCATAG GGGGGTGACCGAGGGGGTGACCCTGCTGTTGCTGGCTCTCCAGACTGAGCTGTTGGACATGCAGGTCCTGCAACGCACCTTCCTGCTGAGCATCATCCTGTTCATTGTGGTGACCTCCGCATTGCAGTCCATGGTTGAAATCACGAACCCCTTCATCCTGGCCCTCGGAGCCTCTCAAAACAG GAGTCTGTTGAGGCATTTCCGAGGGGTAAGCATGTGCCTGTTCCTGTTGGTGTTCCCTGGGTTCATGGCCTATAAGATCTCCAAGTTCTTCCACATGGATTTCTGGCTCCTGATCCTGGTCTCCAGCTGCATTTTAACATCACTGCAG GTGATGGGGACCCTGCTGATCTACATGCTGTTCGTGATTGAGCTGGTCCGCAGTCGCACCATTGAGTGCCTGGATGAGGTCATCTACTATGTGAACGCAGGGAGTCGGATGCTGGAATTCCTGGTGGCGCTGTGTGTGGTGTGCTATGGCACTTTGGAGTTCCTTTTCGGGAAGTGGAGCTGGATGGGCGCCTCCGTCATTATCATCCACTCCTACTTCAACGTGTGGCTGCGCGCCCAGTCCGGCTGGAAGAGCTTCCTGTTGCGACAGGAAGCTGCCAAGAAGATGAGCTCTCTGCCCCGGGCCACCGCACAGCAGCTTGAGCGGCACAACGACTTGTGTGCCATCTGCTTCCAG GAGATGAATTCAGCAGTAGTGACGTACTGTGGCCATTTCTTCCACGCCAGCTGCCTTCGGAAATGGCTGTACGTCCAGGAGACCTGCCCCATGTGTCACCAACAGGTGAAACCCAGTGTGCCTCAGCAAAATGGGAGTGCAGAGGAGGGCCAGTCTCCTGCAGCTGAAGAAGAGGGCAGAAGAGCTTTCCAGGCAAGCGAGACTGGAACTCGAGCCTCGGGCTTCAGGCCTGCTCATGGCGCAGATGCTGGAAATGAACCAGATGATTCTCAGAATGACCAGAAAGACAGCAGAGAAAGTGATGAAAATATCACCTGTGAAGGGGACTCACTGGGTGGGCAAGAACAGACTTCAGTCCCTGGTCTTTGTTTAATTGGAAATGTTGTTGGCACCATCAGTCCGGTCATTCAGAGTACTACGTTGGTAGATGCATCTCCCCTGACTGCCACAGAGTCGGCTATGAATATTATGAAAAGTGATACAGATGAGAAAAATGAAGAAGACTTCAAATATACCAGCTTACAAGGTGTTGGTTACATTTTAACAGATCAAAGGTCAACTGTGGAACATGCTGGAATTTTATCTCAAGGCTTAACATTTCAGCCTACTGGGGACTCAGGGGATTTTTCAGATGAACAGAGTGTTGCAGTGGAGAGGAGTCGTGATTTAAAAGCACGCGTTACCGGTGAATCTCGCTCTTTGTCCCATTTGCTTGGATCTAATGAGGAACACCTTGTCAGGGACTATCGCAGGGAAACGGCGGATAATGGTTTGCTGCTTGGAACATTGGGTAATGGTTTGAGTCCTCCTCTAAGCCACTCAGGTACGCTGTTAAATACGATGACTGCTGATGATGCTGTGCTGGCTGGGGCAGGAGAGGGGCAGGATTCCTTCCAGGACCACGCATAG